The sequence below is a genomic window from Dehalococcoidia bacterium.
GGTCTTCCTGACCGGCGGCAAGACACTGGTGCAGGAGCTGCTGGTGCGCGAAGGCTTCTGCCGAACGCTCGTCATGCCGCCGAACGTCGAATACGTCGAGCGGCTCCGCGCCGCGAAGGCCGAAGCCCAGCGCGCCGAGCGGGGCATATGGGCGCGAACCGGTGGCCTCACGGAGAGCCCGGCGGACTACCGCCGGCGTCATCGGTAGGGTGTGCGCCCTGAATTCAGGGCCATACGCTTCTGTGCCGGCTGCTGGCAGTGGTCCCACTCTGGGTGCTGTAATGGCTTCTTGGGAGAAGGCGGGGACGCCGGGTTCCAGCTGTTGGCCGATCTCGGAGGCCACTGCCGATCGCATCAGCGAGTGAACTCTCGTGCCCCAGGGAGAAGCCGTTGAATACCGAAGACGCCGTTTGTCAGATATGCGGCCGGCCAGTCCTGCCCGGTGAGACCGTAGTCAAGGTCGCACACGACGTCATGCACGTCGCCTGTCTTCCCAGCACCAAGCGCAGGACCGAGGAGCACGGCAGCGCGTCGTAGTCAGGATTGTACCGGGTTCCTCTGACAAGGACTTCGACGGCCGAAGCCGTAGGCCTTCTCCCGCGCCTCGGTGCCGACGTAGTCGATCCCCACATCTTCGAGCGACGGCCATGCGTTCGCCGCCGTCGCCCCTCGAGATCACATGGCGCAACTGCCTTCCGGCCTCGCCAGACCGGCGGTGACCTCCGCTGGTGCTGGGCTCCGGCTCCGCCAGCTGCTCAGCCTGCCCGACGTGCCGTTCGCCGCTCTGGCCGCGCCGTGTGGTGACGGCCAGTTATTTGCAGCCCTCACGGCGGGCTCGAGCGCGATCCGATACGGCATCGAGCCCCGTCGCCCGGCCGCCAACCAGGCAGCCCTGCACTGCTCACGGATCCTGGTCTGCGACCTCGAGGATGCGCGTGTCTCCCATGACGAGGTGAGCCTGCTCGTCACCTCCCCGGCGGTACGGCGCGGCACTCTCACCCCCGCCCTCCACGCCGCCGGCGCCGGCGGAGCCGCGCGCCTCCGCATCTTGCTCCCGTGGCTCCGTCCAGGCGGGATCCTGCTGGCGCTCCTCGCGCCGGACGAGCTGACGCCCTCGACGATCAAGCTCCTGAGCGCACGCTGCGAGGCCGTCACTCCATATCGGCTGTCCTCGGGCGTGACGAGCGCGCTCGTCATCCTCGGTCGGAAGAAGACGGAGCCCGGCTTTGACCCAGCCGTGCGCGACGCCCTCGCCGCAGCTCGTGCCGGCCGAGCGCAGATTCTGCCCGCCCAGTCGTCCGCGACCTACACGGTTCCCGCAGGACGCCCGCTGCCGATGTTCCGGTCCGTCATCCTCGATCACGAGACCCTCGAGGCCGAGGTCCGCCGTTCACCCGTCTGGTCGGCATTCTGGCAGGCCCAGGTCGCTGGTCGCGGCCGGCGCCAGGTACGACCACCGCTCCCGCTCCACAAGGGCCACCTCGGCCTCTTGCTCGCCGCCGGCGAGTGTGACGGCATCGTAGGCGAGGGCGCGGATCGCCACCTCGTTCGTGGCATCGTCCGGAAGCGCTCGATTGTCCTCAGCGACTATGACAACGGCGAACAGACCACGCGGACGCGTGACGTCTTTCGTGTGGTGGTGAAGCTACTCTTTCCCGACAGTACGCTTCGTGTCATCGGTGATCAGACGCCACCCGCTAGCGTCGAGGCCGACCTTAGCAACACCGTAGAGAGTCCCGAAGACCTACCCGATGTCTCTGTCCCCACTCCTGAATCCGTCGAGGACGGTGTCGAGATCAACACCCTCACCGGTCGTCGGCGGCGGTCCTTCGATCTCCAGGTCTAACGGCTTGGGGGCAGGCGCCGACTCTCTGCCGCGCCGCCCCTTCCTTGATCTGGCCGGCCACCCCCGGCACCGAGCAGGCCGGAGGCGTCCTTGGAGCTCACTTGACGAGGTTGTTAACAGCCACGGGCCTGGCGCCAAGCTCTTGAAAGGCTTTCGCGAGAATATCGGCGAGCACTCGAAGGCCCCTTGGGCGGACGCCATCCGCCCAGAACTCGTTCGTGTACGTCAGTCCACTCGAACTTTCCCTCTCGATGACCTTGATCGCTCCCGGGACCTCTTCATACTGCTGGTGGTATCCCCAGTTTGGATCGGAGTCTGGAGCGACGGTCTCCGGCAGTTGTCTCAGGACCGCCTCGGAGAGATCGGCCCGAAGATGCGGGCAGAAGCGATAGCGGAACAGGTTCGTCGCCAACTCGTGCCGGATTCTGTCCTTATCGAAGCGCCACCTCACCTTTCCGCCGAAGACGCTAGCCTTCTCCCACTTCCCGTAACAGAACCAGTTCGCCCACTCGGCCCAATCCATGCGGGCTTGCTTGCAGCCCCACGGGTTCAGCCGATTCTCATCCTTCCCGAAGCAGTATTCCGCTGGCCGATACGCTGTGGCGCGCTGTGCAGCACACCAAGCGAAGCCAAAGACCTCATCCCACGGCCTTTCCTCTCCGTCGATATAGAGGCGGCGGTTACGAATCCCGCTTAGGGACTCAACGAGAAGCAAGGCGTCGCTTAGGCTTCCGGAGGGGTACACCGCCAAGTACCACGTCTTCTTGCTCTTCTGGCAGCTCTGAAAACCTCCCGATGCCTTGGCTAGCTCCAGGGCCTTCGGGAATCCCGCCGCCGTTGATTCGGCGAACTCAATCGCGAGCCCCTTGCTTGGAATGGCCATCTCGATCTGACCTGCCTCGTCTTCCCTGGTGAGACTAGAGCCGCACTTCGGGCAAAAGTGCGCCTCGGCATCCGCGGCCGTCCCGCACGACGGACAAACCTTCCCTTGCTTCGTCAACGAAGCCAGTACTTCTGCACGCAGTCTTTCGAACTGATCAGGATAGATGCCAACTGCCTTGCAGAAGTCGCTGGCAAGGGCAACCTCAGCCTCGCTCAAGTCGTCGTCCGCATAAGCCACGCGCAGCATCAGCTCCAGGTTCCTCACTTGGTCGGCAAACGTTCCTACCGGCGTTAGCTTGTGATTACCCTGCTCCACCAATCGGATCGCAGCGTTGAAATCGCTCTTCTTGGCTTTGAGTTCGG
It includes:
- a CDS encoding zinc-ribbon domain-containing protein, which translates into the protein ELKAKKSDFNAAIRLVEQGNHKLTPVGTFADQVRNLELMLRVAYADDDLSEAEVALASDFCKAVGIYPDQFERLRAEVLASLTKQGKVCPSCGTAADAEAHFCPKCGSSLTREDEAGQIEMAIPSKGLAIEFAESTAAGFPKALELAKASGGFQSCQKSKKTWYLAVYPSGSLSDALLLVESLSGIRNRRLYIDGEERPWDEVFGFAWCAAQRATAYRPAEYCFGKDENRLNPWGCKQARMDWAEWANWFCYGKWEKASVFGGKVRWRFDKDRIRHELATNLFRYRFCPHLRADLSEAVLRQLPETVAPDSDPNWGYHQQYEEVPGAIKVIERESSSGLTYTNEFWADGVRPRGLRVLADILAKAFQELGARPVAVNNLVK